From a region of the Oryzias melastigma strain HK-1 linkage group LG4, ASM292280v2, whole genome shotgun sequence genome:
- the tm4sf4 gene encoding transmembrane 4 L6 family member 4 — MCSGGFAKCLGISLLPLAIICVLCNILLFFPDGKVIESEHITKQVWYFGGILGSGVLMIFPALVFLGLKNNDCCGCCGNESCGRRFAMLSSILFAAVGVLGAGYSVIVSAVAINQGPLCFYDSETNGTIWGYPFSEGNYLSDKNLWNKCQEPKNVVHWNLALFAVLLAMGLIQIALCAVQVVNGLLGALCGDCCGCCGGDDGAM; from the exons atGTGTTCTGGAGGTTTCGCCAAATGTCTTGGGATCAGTCTGCTACCTTTAGCAATCATATGCGTGCTGTGCAACATCCTGCTCTTCTTCCCGGATGGAAAGGTCATTGAGAGTGAGCACATCACCAAGCAGGTCTGGTACTTTGGAGGGATTCTGGGATCGGGAGTACTG aTGATCTTCCCAGCTCTGGTTTTCTTGGGTCTGAAGAACAATGACTGCTGCGGTTGCTGTGGAAACGAAAGCTGCGGGAGAAGATTTGCT ATGCTGAGCTCCATACTGTTTGCAGCTGTTGGTGTTTTAGGAGCCGGTTACTCAGTTATAGTCTCTGCTGTGGCCATCAACCAAGGACCTCTGTGTTTCTATGACAGCGAAACCAATGGAACCATATGGGGGTACCCATTCTCAGAGGG AAACTACTTGTCAGACAAAAATCTCTGGAACAAGTGTCAAGAGCCCAAAAACGTTGTGCACTGGAATCTAGCGCTGTTCGCCGTGCTCCTGGCGATGGGGTTAATCCAGATTGCGCTGTGTGCAGTGCAGGTGGTGAACGGCCTGCTGGGAGCTCTGTGTGGAGACTGTTGTGGCTGCTGTGGAGGG GATGATGGAGCCATGTGA
- the LOC112150417 gene encoding transmembrane protein 69, producing MLSVILGRSTLTTHRVLQRAASLQRCWLPVLNVSSDRSVPFSCTSSNTCPFTAGQVQKFLPVADLRRSELLQKTFNHLLSARIQRFHSSSQRLKKRAKPEPPPRELDLLRYDMKQLWNAPKPALYLGFAGLIPFVSPTLFMAVTETYCPQLAYVQLAYAASIVSFLGGARWGFALPESSPAKPDWINLSNSVVPSLLACVTMLMSDSIVPAVTMIIMGLGIALHYDLALLPTYPSWFKALRAILTIVAFFSLLGTLIMNSLYSEKNLF from the exons ATGCTCTCAGTCATATTAGGAAGAAGCACCCTTACAACCCACAGG GTGTTGCAGCGTGCAGCCTCTCTACAGCGATGCTGGTTACCAGTTCTGAATGTATCTTCTGACAGATCCGTTCCCTTCAGCTGCACCTCTTCAAACACATGTCCATTTACTGCTGGACAAGTCCAAAAATTTCTTCCGGTCGCTGATTTACGGAGGTCTGAGCTCCTTCAGAAGAcctttaatcatcttttgtcTGCGAGGATCCAGCGCTTTCACTCTTCATCTCAGAGGCTGAAAAAGCGAGCAAAGCCTGAGCCTCCACCTCGAGAGCTGGACCTGCTGCGCTACGACATGAAGCAACTGTGGAATGCTCCTAAACCTGCACTTTACCTAGGGTTCGCAGGCCTCATCCCATTCGTGTCACCCACTCTGTTTATGGCTGTGACTGAGACCTATTGTCCCCAGCTGGCCTACGTGCAGCTCGCCTATGCTGCATCCATCGTCTCCTTCTTGGGTGGTGCCCGTTGGGGATTTGCTCTTCCTGAGAGCAGCCCAGCCAAACCTGACTGGATAAATCTGTCCAACAGTGTGGTCCCTTCTCTGCTCGCCTGTGTGACGATGCTGATGAGTGACAGCATTGTTCCTGCAGTCACCATGATCATCATGGGACTTGGAATTGCACTGCATTATGATCTCGCTCTGCTTCCAACGTATCCCAGCTGGTTCAAAGCCCTGCGTGCCATCTTGACaatcgtggcatttttctctcTCCTCGGCACTCTGATAATGAACAGTTTAtactcagaaaaaaatcttttctaa